In the Topomyia yanbarensis strain Yona2022 chromosome 3, ASM3024719v1, whole genome shotgun sequence genome, one interval contains:
- the LOC131692672 gene encoding NADH dehydrogenase [ubiquinone] 1 beta subcomplex subunit 7, with the protein MGNYFARYVTNPEATPEPLVKPSFDANFGFPNGRKERVMIATEREMEAAKLPLEDRDYCAHKLLAHMACRADVWPWAYKCAHEKHEYLNCQYEDYIYRMKEYEREKRLLLRKQRIEKKQARELHA; encoded by the exons atgggCAATTATTTTGCGCGGTATGTCACCAATCCGGAAGCAACCCCGGAGCCGCTCGTTAAGCCGAGTTTCGATGCCAACTTCGGATTTCCCAATGGTCGCAAAGAACGAG TAATGATTGCAACTGAAAGGGAAATGGAAGCTGCCAAGTTACCACTTGAAGATCGGGATTATTGTGCTCACAAGCTACTGGCTCATATGGCATGTCGGGCGGATGTGTGGCCCTGGGCGTACAAATGTGCCCATGAAAAGCACGAATACCTAAACTGCCAATACGAAGA TTACATTTACCGAATGAAGGAATACGAGCGGGAAAAGCGGTTGTTGCTGAGAAAGCAAAGAATCGAGAAAAAGCAAGCTCGTGAACTACACGCCTAA
- the LOC131690129 gene encoding protein PBDC1 — translation MDVLSRPAEEFGNDSTVEELWAMKAVEHAEIYFNLLCSVDPRQLHLTPYDNEIYEEFRKQFPDMNVAVVNENELKSAEGKTKWRMYMDKFNRLEDYSYGTLLRADAREEFQPGNAILVVRIQFWAIEIARNREGHNDGIRQNFRGLSKKEE, via the coding sequence ATGGATGTACTTTCGAGACCGGCGGAGGAATTCGGCAATGATAGCACTGTGGAGGAGCTGTGGGCTATGAAAGCCGTCGAACATGCTGAAATTTACTTTAACCTCCTGTGCAGTGTTGATCCCCGACAGCTTCACTTGACACCATATGACAACGAAATTTACGAAGAGTTCCGCAAACAGTTCCCAGACATGAATGTGGCAGTGGTGAACGAAAATGAGCTGAAGAGTGCGGAAGGCAAGACAAAGTGGAGAATGTATATGGACAAATTCAACCGACTGGAAGATTACAGCTATGGCACACTGTTGAGGGCTGATGCTAGAGAAGAATTTCAACCGGGTAATGCTATCTTAGTTGTAAGGATCCAGTTCTGGGCGATAGAAATCGCGAGAAATAGAGAAGGGCACAACGATGGGATACGGCAGAACTTTCGCGGACTAAGCAAAAAAGAGGaataa